The following proteins are encoded in a genomic region of Phycisphaera sp.:
- a CDS encoding DUF2934 domain-containing protein, protein MHDDHIRARAYFIYEDRVRQNIPGDEVGDWLRAEHELETAADRAIEAMIAGGARERVTSGGQW, encoded by the coding sequence ATGCATGACGATCACATACGAGCTCGCGCGTACTTCATCTATGAAGATCGTGTTCGTCAAAACATCCCAGGAGACGAGGTCGGTGACTGGTTGCGAGCAGAGCACGAGCTCGAGACCGCAGCCGATCGGGCTATCGAAGCCATGATCGCCGGCGGGGCTCGGGAACGCGTCACGAGTGGTGGGCAGTGGTAG
- a CDS encoding DUF892 family protein: protein MSMKTMDDLLIEQLSELHAAEQHDIEVLTRLADAAWDADLAGAFQAHADQTIKHVTRLDQVFTQLGAKPAIARRAETHGMRGLCADCLELANTKWSERRVRDAALIAAAQHIEHDEIAGYGCAHAWASQLGHERVADLLQTTLSEEQAADAEFSRLAERINKAAPVAAHA from the coding sequence ATGAGCATGAAGACGATGGACGACCTACTGATCGAGCAGCTCAGCGAGTTGCACGCTGCGGAGCAACATGATATCGAGGTGCTGACGAGGCTGGCCGATGCGGCGTGGGATGCCGATCTTGCTGGGGCCTTCCAGGCCCATGCGGATCAGACCATCAAGCACGTCACCCGGCTCGATCAAGTGTTTACCCAACTCGGTGCCAAGCCGGCCATAGCCCGCCGGGCAGAGACACATGGCATGCGAGGCCTGTGTGCCGACTGCCTGGAGTTGGCCAACACCAAGTGGAGCGAACGCCGCGTGCGCGACGCGGCTCTCATCGCCGCCGCCCAGCACATCGAGCACGACGAGATTGCCGGGTACGGCTGTGCCCACGCCTGGGCCTCCCAGTTGGGGCACGAGCGCGTCGCGGACTTGCTGCAGACGACCCTCTCCGAGGAGCAGGCCGCCGATGCGGAATTCTCGCGACTGGCCGAACGTATCAACAAGGCTGCCCCTGTCGCGGCGCATGCCTGA
- a CDS encoding Hsp20/alpha crystallin family protein produces MALSLWKHRDTANGSLGRLRDEIDHTFGRLMADPLDLIEPKLLRENGWIPPLDISESDAEFTVRAEVPGITCEDLDVSVTGHTLAISGEKEEIDEKKGENFYRSERRFGSFRRVIDLPAGVDADRVSADVDSGVLTVRVPKQPGAKRQQVEIKDANRKDKVAT; encoded by the coding sequence ATGGCACTGAGCCTATGGAAGCATCGCGATACGGCCAACGGTTCGCTCGGGCGACTGCGTGACGAGATTGATCACACCTTTGGTAGACTCATGGCCGATCCCCTCGACCTCATCGAGCCCAAGCTCCTGCGAGAGAACGGCTGGATCCCACCGCTAGATATCAGCGAGTCGGATGCCGAGTTCACCGTCCGTGCAGAGGTGCCCGGGATCACCTGCGAGGACTTGGACGTCTCCGTCACCGGTCACACGTTGGCTATTTCCGGGGAAAAGGAAGAGATCGACGAGAAGAAGGGGGAGAACTTCTACCGCAGCGAGCGACGGTTCGGTTCGTTCCGCCGCGTGATCGATCTACCTGCTGGTGTCGATGCCGATCGCGTCAGCGCCGATGTTGACAGCGGTGTGCTGACCGTTCGTGTCCCGAAACAGCCTGGCGCCAAGCGTCAGCAGGTCGAGATCAAGGACGCCAACCGCAAGGACAAGGTAGCAACCTGA
- a CDS encoding BON domain-containing protein gives MALATMRTDAQIKTDVLNELEWDSRVDETEVGVQVKDGVVTLAGHVPAYTKKLAAIQAAHRVHAVLDVVSELEVKSPAFWKRSDQDVAKAVRHALQLDVLVPEQRITSTITDGVVALRGKVDSWAQRQDAEGAIHRLAGIKGVINQITVEPKVGDATTIKHKIEEALERQAEREAKRVSVKVNDGVVLLTGTVRSWGERRAIEGAAGFASGVRRIDNRTTVDPCS, from the coding sequence ATGGCCCTGGCAACGATGAGGACCGACGCACAGATCAAGACCGACGTGCTCAACGAGTTGGAGTGGGATTCGCGTGTCGACGAGACCGAGGTGGGCGTCCAGGTGAAAGACGGAGTGGTGACCCTGGCCGGGCATGTGCCCGCGTACACGAAGAAGCTGGCAGCTATCCAGGCCGCCCATCGTGTACACGCTGTGCTCGACGTGGTCAGTGAGTTGGAAGTCAAGTCTCCAGCTTTCTGGAAACGGTCGGACCAAGACGTTGCAAAGGCCGTACGCCACGCGCTCCAGTTGGACGTGCTAGTCCCCGAACAGCGGATCACTTCGACGATCACTGACGGCGTAGTCGCTCTGCGGGGGAAAGTCGACAGTTGGGCACAGCGGCAGGACGCCGAGGGTGCCATCCACAGGCTGGCGGGCATCAAGGGCGTGATCAATCAGATTACGGTAGAACCCAAGGTAGGAGATGCCACGACGATTAAGCATAAAATCGAGGAAGCCCTAGAGCGGCAGGCAGAGCGAGAGGCCAAGCGCGTCAGTGTAAAGGTGAACGACGGCGTGGTACTCCTGACCGGTACCGTCCGTTCTTGGGGTGAACGGCGCGCTATCGAAGGTGCCGCAGGTTTTGCGAGTGGTGTGCGACGCATCGACAATCGTACAACGGTTGATCCATGCAGCTGA
- a CDS encoding DUF4070 domain-containing protein: MPLLGKKAAFPPLGLLTVAAMLPRDWHLRLIDLNVSPLSDADLAWADAVFLSAMIVQEPSAREVIDRANAMGVPVVAGGPLFTTGSERFPEVASCVIGEAEDIIASLVADLAEGSLQARYEAPERPDISKTPLPRWDLINVHDYATLSVQFSRGCPFDCEFCDITAVYGRVPRVKSPGQMIQELEAVLATGWRGSVFIVDDNFIGNKKRAKALLRAMIQWRSEQRVSMTFTTEASMNLVDDSELLGLMVRAGFKYVFVGIESPQEASLTECNKVQNTKRDLISAVRTIQHSGIEVMGGFIVGFDSDTENIFEQQRTFIQEAGVVTAMVGMLTALPGTRLFTRLTAEGRMIRQSTGNNLDAVLNFTPCLDRDNLTEGYRRLVTDLYQPRTYYRRIQTFLQQYRPQSTAGTLQREDLLAFLRGTWILGVRQSGRWAFWRLLGYTILAHRRAFPHTMELAIRGIHFRAVAARI, translated from the coding sequence ATGCCCCTGCTCGGCAAGAAGGCGGCGTTCCCACCGCTCGGCCTGTTGACTGTCGCAGCAATGCTGCCCCGCGACTGGCATCTGCGCCTGATCGATCTCAATGTGTCACCACTCTCCGACGCCGACCTCGCTTGGGCGGACGCGGTTTTTCTTTCTGCGATGATCGTGCAGGAGCCTTCGGCCCGGGAAGTGATTGACCGGGCCAACGCAATGGGCGTCCCGGTCGTTGCCGGCGGGCCGCTCTTCACAACCGGATCGGAGCGTTTCCCAGAAGTCGCCAGTTGCGTCATTGGCGAGGCCGAGGACATCATCGCTTCCTTGGTTGCGGATCTTGCCGAAGGTTCGCTCCAGGCTCGATACGAAGCTCCGGAGCGGCCTGATATCTCGAAGACGCCATTGCCTCGATGGGATCTGATCAATGTACATGACTATGCAACGCTCAGCGTGCAGTTCTCACGTGGGTGTCCCTTCGATTGCGAATTCTGCGACATCACCGCAGTCTACGGCCGCGTGCCCCGGGTCAAATCGCCCGGGCAGATGATCCAAGAACTTGAGGCGGTGCTCGCGACCGGGTGGCGGGGCTCGGTGTTCATCGTTGATGACAACTTCATCGGAAACAAAAAGAGAGCCAAGGCTTTGCTGCGTGCGATGATCCAGTGGCGATCCGAGCAGCGCGTCTCGATGACTTTTACCACCGAGGCTTCGATGAACCTTGTCGATGATTCCGAGTTGTTGGGCCTAATGGTCCGTGCCGGATTCAAATACGTGTTTGTTGGCATCGAATCCCCCCAGGAAGCAAGCCTCACCGAGTGCAATAAGGTCCAAAACACCAAACGAGACTTGATCAGTGCAGTTCGAACAATCCAGCACTCGGGCATCGAGGTTATGGGCGGCTTCATTGTCGGGTTCGACAGCGATACCGAGAATATCTTTGAGCAGCAGCGCACGTTCATCCAAGAAGCTGGGGTCGTCACGGCTATGGTTGGCATGCTAACCGCGCTACCTGGTACACGCTTGTTCACGCGTCTAACCGCCGAGGGCCGAATGATCCGCCAGAGCACTGGCAACAACCTAGACGCGGTCTTGAACTTTACGCCATGCCTCGATCGCGACAACCTGACCGAGGGCTATCGCCGATTGGTCACTGATCTGTACCAACCACGAACCTATTACCGGCGAATCCAGACATTCCTGCAACAATATCGGCCACAGAGCACGGCAGGCACGCTCCAACGGGAGGATCTTCTCGCCTTCCTGCGAGGGACTTGGATCCTTGGTGTTCGCCAATCCGGGCGTTGGGCATTCTGGAGGCTATTGGGGTACACGATTCTAGCCCATCGCCGCGCGTTCCCCCACACAATGGAACTTGCGATTCGGGGCATTCACTTCAGGGCGGTGGCAGCTCGAATCTAG
- a CDS encoding class I SAM-dependent methyltransferase: MPATTAQADYRAIYDAVIAENRGYHSAQGSPGYQACLMHADRLRGLRGRSLDVGCGAGFVVFLLGSPTFGFEAHGVDVSEEGVDRARKITPAGRVEVMRPGEIPHSDGSFDLVTCFDVLEHLDEPDIRVLRDELCRVLVPGGLLFCSASCRESASVDHNGENLHRTIQPPVWWAEVFEPDEYLARRSTEDVLMWWTKA; the protein is encoded by the coding sequence ATGCCCGCCACCACCGCCCAAGCCGACTATCGCGCTATATACGACGCCGTCATCGCCGAAAACCGGGGCTACCACAGCGCCCAGGGCTCGCCGGGGTATCAGGCGTGCCTGATGCACGCCGATCGCCTGCGCGGCCTCCGGGGGCGTTCGCTCGACGTGGGGTGCGGCGCGGGCTTCGTGGTCTTTCTGCTCGGCTCACCGACGTTTGGCTTCGAAGCCCACGGGGTTGACGTGAGCGAGGAGGGTGTGGACCGCGCGAGAAAGATCACGCCCGCCGGGCGCGTGGAGGTCATGAGGCCGGGTGAGATTCCACACTCCGATGGTTCGTTCGATCTCGTGACATGCTTCGACGTGCTTGAGCACCTCGACGAGCCGGACATCCGTGTCCTGCGAGACGAGCTTTGCCGCGTGCTGGTGCCTGGCGGCCTGCTGTTCTGCTCGGCAAGTTGCCGCGAGTCCGCATCTGTGGATCACAACGGCGAGAATCTGCACCGCACGATCCAACCGCCGGTCTGGTGGGCGGAGGTGTTCGAGCCCGATGAGTATCTGGCTCGACGATCGACGGAGGACGTGCTGATGTGGTGGACCAAGGCCTAG
- a CDS encoding uracil-DNA glycosylase family protein, producing MRLKVLLDDIRSCTICAEHLPLGPRPLLQAAPSSRVLVIGQAPGSVAHASGVPWDDRSGQRLREWLGVDDQTFYDPKRIALAPMGFCYPGSGNGGDLPPRPECAQAWHEPLLASLKRVDLTILIGRYAFEHKIGDRYGTLTEAVGGWAELLPEMIVLPHPSPRNNRWLAKHAWFERDVLPALRERIKDLVR from the coding sequence ATGAGGCTCAAGGTTCTCTTAGACGACATCCGGAGCTGCACGATCTGCGCCGAGCACCTGCCCCTCGGGCCTCGACCGTTACTGCAAGCAGCGCCAAGCTCGCGCGTGCTGGTCATCGGCCAGGCCCCCGGCTCGGTCGCGCACGCCAGCGGCGTCCCCTGGGACGACCGCAGCGGCCAGCGATTGCGCGAGTGGCTCGGCGTCGACGACCAGACCTTCTATGACCCCAAACGCATCGCCCTGGCACCGATGGGCTTCTGCTATCCGGGCTCGGGCAACGGCGGGGATCTGCCGCCAAGACCAGAATGCGCCCAAGCATGGCACGAGCCGCTGCTGGCCTCGCTCAAGAGGGTCGACCTGACCATCCTCATCGGCCGCTACGCCTTCGAGCACAAGATCGGGGACCGCTACGGCACCCTGACCGAAGCCGTTGGCGGGTGGGCGGAGCTCTTGCCCGAGATGATCGTGCTGCCGCACCCCTCGCCACGCAACAACCGATGGCTGGCCAAGCACGCGTGGTTCGAGCGTGACGTGCTCCCGGCGTTGCGCGAGCGGATCAAGGACCTGGTGCGATGA
- a CDS encoding tail fiber domain-containing protein, translating to MASPAEALEVSGSIVLDGVLDNTSGVGLDVRLSGTSALSLIEDAVCPSIIIGHVDNAILDAAAGVSIGGGGASLAANVVYDDYGVIGGGLNNILGTNDGDPTTTVGAVIAGGDSNVAAAAYSSIGGGQLNTILSTAVGASIPGGVLNTVSAPYSLAAGVRAKALHTGSFVWGDSQAADLSTTQDNQFIVRAEGGIWLGDDSAVSFPLGSLLATSSGGYLTALGLWISVSDRDKKTDFEEFDKQDLLEKVADLSVTTWMYKDDETGSRHIGPVAQDFYHAFGVGPDERHVAATDLSGVSLAAIQALYERVTALEAEVVSLRAQVESKDRPARPRAVEVIAPGP from the coding sequence GTGGCCTCGCCCGCCGAAGCACTGGAAGTCTCGGGCTCGATCGTGCTCGACGGGGTTCTCGACAACACGAGTGGCGTGGGCCTGGACGTGCGGCTCAGCGGCACGAGCGCCCTGTCACTCATCGAAGACGCCGTGTGCCCCTCGATCATCATCGGGCACGTTGACAACGCCATTCTCGACGCCGCCGCTGGCGTTTCGATCGGTGGTGGCGGTGCGTCGCTCGCGGCCAACGTGGTCTACGACGACTACGGCGTCATCGGTGGCGGGCTCAATAACATCCTGGGCACGAACGATGGCGACCCCACCACCACCGTTGGTGCGGTCATCGCGGGCGGAGACTCGAACGTCGCCGCGGCGGCGTACAGCAGCATCGGCGGGGGGCAATTGAACACGATCCTGTCGACGGCCGTCGGTGCGAGCATCCCCGGTGGTGTGCTGAACACGGTTTCGGCTCCATACTCGCTCGCGGCTGGCGTGCGTGCGAAGGCGTTGCACACCGGGTCGTTCGTATGGGGCGACTCACAAGCCGCCGATCTTTCGACCACACAGGACAACCAGTTTATTGTTCGGGCCGAAGGCGGCATCTGGCTGGGCGACGACAGCGCGGTTTCGTTCCCGCTCGGCTCCCTTCTGGCCACCTCGAGTGGCGGATATCTGACCGCGCTTGGTCTCTGGATCAGCGTGAGCGATCGCGACAAGAAGACCGACTTCGAGGAGTTCGACAAGCAGGATTTGCTCGAGAAGGTCGCCGATTTGTCCGTGACGACCTGGATGTACAAGGACGACGAGACCGGCTCGCGCCACATCGGCCCGGTGGCCCAGGACTTCTATCACGCCTTCGGCGTCGGGCCCGACGAGCGGCACGTGGCGGCAACGGACCTCTCGGGTGTGTCGCTGGCGGCGATCCAGGCGCTCTACGAGCGTGTGACGGCGCTGGAGGCAGAGGTCGTTTCCCTGCGGGCGCAGGTCGAATCGAAGGACCGACCCGCCCGACCGCGGGCAGTGGAGGTCATCGCACCAGGTCCTTGA
- the tadA gene encoding Flp pilus assembly complex ATPase component TadA, producing MASDTSRLVLRPHGWQGKTHTLDGREVTIGRHPANTVRLSDEKASRHHCAIRPDATGRYLAVDLESRNGTRVNEVKVQQTYLDEGDVVRVGGHEFLVELVAMDADGGGSDSGDSATMTATRTSRKKKESGTSAAKATWAREIRRTIENLPPAGKLVDDVTILNASGERTGALDGESPGPVAVRLLLASADKSRATDIHVEPRGETYQARLRVDGQMVPLAEMPGSVGTLACNLIKTACEMEVAGKQAIHDGTMSALFVVDGDERRVEYRISFTPAVGGQKLVMRVLDGRGVPQSVSDLGLAPYMVPRIRKVLTKDAGMLLVCGPTGSGKTTTLHNCVREIDRERKNVITIEDPVEYKLSGVTQIPVDDRQGLGFSGLLRSVLRQDPDVILVGEVRDDETARTAMQAAMTGHLVFSTVHAKDTVAAVFRLLDLGVEPYLVANALDLILAQRLVRVLCTSCRREVPLSPGEASKLGATLSKHSGASNKANHVYTPTGCAQCLRTGFIGRRAIFELLEFNDALRDIVLKEPSIQAIKKVIEADLFTTLRTFGLRLAAQGITSLEEVNQVAGGE from the coding sequence ATGGCATCGGACACATCACGATTGGTCCTTCGGCCGCATGGCTGGCAGGGCAAGACCCACACACTGGACGGCCGCGAGGTCACCATCGGCCGCCACCCCGCCAACACGGTGCGGCTTTCCGATGAGAAGGCCAGCCGCCACCACTGCGCCATCCGCCCCGATGCCACCGGCCGGTACCTGGCTGTCGACCTGGAATCTCGAAACGGCACGCGTGTCAACGAGGTGAAGGTCCAGCAGACGTACCTCGACGAGGGTGATGTTGTTCGCGTGGGCGGTCACGAGTTTCTCGTCGAGTTGGTGGCCATGGATGCCGACGGGGGCGGTTCCGACTCGGGCGACTCGGCCACCATGACCGCCACGCGCACCAGCCGCAAGAAGAAGGAATCGGGAACCTCGGCCGCCAAAGCGACCTGGGCCAGGGAGATCCGCCGGACCATCGAGAACCTGCCGCCCGCGGGCAAGCTGGTCGACGACGTGACCATTTTGAACGCTTCGGGCGAGCGCACCGGTGCGCTCGATGGCGAGAGCCCCGGGCCGGTGGCCGTCCGTCTGCTGCTGGCCAGCGCGGACAAGAGCCGGGCGACGGACATCCACGTCGAGCCGCGGGGCGAGACGTACCAGGCCCGCTTGCGCGTCGATGGACAGATGGTTCCGCTCGCCGAGATGCCCGGCAGCGTGGGAACCCTGGCCTGCAACCTGATCAAGACGGCGTGCGAGATGGAAGTCGCCGGGAAGCAGGCCATCCATGACGGGACGATGTCGGCGTTGTTCGTGGTCGACGGCGACGAACGGCGGGTGGAGTATCGCATCAGCTTCACACCGGCCGTGGGCGGGCAGAAGCTGGTGATGCGTGTGCTCGACGGGCGGGGCGTGCCGCAGTCGGTAAGCGACCTCGGGCTGGCGCCGTACATGGTCCCGCGCATCCGAAAAGTGCTGACCAAGGACGCGGGCATGCTGCTGGTGTGCGGCCCGACGGGCAGCGGCAAGACCACGACGCTGCACAACTGCGTGCGCGAGATCGACCGCGAACGCAAGAACGTCATCACGATCGAAGACCCCGTGGAGTACAAGCTCTCGGGCGTCACCCAGATCCCTGTGGACGATCGCCAGGGGCTTGGTTTTAGTGGACTCCTGCGGAGCGTGCTGCGCCAGGATCCCGACGTGATCCTGGTGGGCGAGGTCCGCGACGACGAGACGGCGCGCACCGCGATGCAGGCGGCCATGACCGGGCACCTGGTGTTCTCGACCGTCCACGCCAAGGACACGGTTGCCGCGGTGTTCCGCTTGCTGGACCTTGGTGTCGAGCCCTACCTGGTGGCCAACGCGTTGGACCTGATCCTCGCGCAACGGCTCGTGCGCGTGTTATGCACCAGTTGCCGGCGCGAGGTTCCCCTGAGCCCGGGGGAGGCGAGCAAGCTTGGGGCAACCCTGAGCAAGCACTCTGGCGCATCCAATAAGGCCAACCACGTGTATACCCCAACCGGTTGCGCGCAATGCCTGAGAACGGGCTTCATAGGCCGCCGGGCGATCTTCGAGTTGCTCGAATTCAACGACGCGCTGCGCGACATCGTGCTCAAAGAACCAAGCATCCAGGCCATAAAGAAGGTCATCGAGGCGGACTTGTTTACGACACTGCGCACCTTCGGACTACGCCTTGCGGCACAAGGGATTACCAGCCTCGAAGAAGTGAACCAGGTGGCTGGTGGAGAATGA
- a CDS encoding 6-phosphogluconolactonase, with amino-acid sequence MDLPPIELEAEPQPPPLRDTVAFGPTREDALAALAQDMTLQANACIREFGSFHLAVSGGPKLKTLERLCRELMTDPAYRMLPWRDTHVWTVDEAPVAHDQPASVYGLLRDMIIGHSGIPREHVHGISAFRPAADDEYERTLQSTLGARPSGHDRLDMAVLALDSTGVAGRLDPEHAAESERLVVRLPDNAVTLTHRMLSGSRFMGVLAVGKAVRPALQRVAAGELAPVPELIGGHTRWYIDHDASPKEDW; translated from the coding sequence GTGGACCTCCCGCCCATCGAACTCGAAGCCGAGCCCCAGCCCCCGCCACTGCGCGATACGGTGGCCTTCGGGCCCACTCGCGAGGACGCCTTGGCCGCTCTGGCGCAAGACATGACCCTCCAGGCGAACGCCTGCATCCGAGAGTTCGGCAGCTTCCATCTGGCGGTTTCGGGCGGGCCCAAACTGAAAACACTCGAACGGCTCTGCCGGGAGCTGATGACCGACCCGGCATACCGAATGCTGCCCTGGCGCGACACCCACGTCTGGACCGTCGACGAGGCCCCCGTGGCCCACGACCAACCGGCCAGCGTGTACGGGTTGCTGCGAGACATGATCATCGGCCACTCGGGCATCCCGCGCGAGCACGTCCACGGCATCTCGGCCTTTCGCCCGGCCGCCGACGACGAATACGAGAGAACGCTCCAGAGCACGCTGGGGGCTCGGCCCAGCGGCCACGACCGGCTGGATATGGCCGTACTCGCGCTGGACTCCACAGGTGTCGCTGGCAGGCTCGATCCAGAGCACGCCGCCGAGAGCGAACGGCTGGTGGTCCGCCTGCCCGACAACGCCGTGACGCTCACCCACCGGATGCTCTCGGGTAGCCGATTCATGGGCGTGCTGGCGGTCGGCAAGGCGGTGCGGCCCGCGCTGCAAAGGGTGGCCGCGGGCGAGCTGGCGCCCGTGCCCGAACTGATCGGTGGCCATACCCGGTGGTACATCGACCACGATGCCAGTCCGAAAGAGGATTGGTGA
- a CDS encoding RluA family pseudouridine synthase yields MNLTVEPNERINFKVQFEDEHLLVVEKKARLATVPGKAHADDTLLNGLFARYGAKLQNVGKSREFGMMHRLDKPTSGLLLVALSPESYDALADLFRKRELAKFYYAITRRAPAKLPAGTINRPILEEMKNMKLARIASSGKPALTAYRLVEQNPAAALLECRAITGRLHQVRVHLASIGCAILGDDLYANPTVADAASRMMLHAHRLAFKHPMTGQQVDARAPLPRDFLATLKRVGLAKPVAGASG; encoded by the coding sequence ATGAACCTGACCGTCGAGCCCAACGAACGCATCAACTTCAAGGTGCAATTCGAGGACGAGCATTTGCTGGTCGTCGAAAAGAAGGCACGCTTGGCCACCGTGCCCGGCAAGGCCCACGCCGACGATACGCTGCTCAACGGGCTGTTCGCCAGGTACGGTGCCAAGCTCCAGAACGTGGGCAAGTCCCGCGAGTTTGGCATGATGCACCGCCTCGACAAGCCCACCAGCGGGTTGCTGCTGGTGGCCCTGTCGCCCGAGAGCTACGACGCCCTGGCCGACCTCTTCCGCAAACGCGAGCTGGCCAAGTTCTATTATGCCATCACCCGCCGCGCTCCAGCCAAGCTGCCCGCCGGCACGATCAACCGCCCCATCCTCGAAGAAATGAAGAACATGAAGCTGGCCCGCATCGCCAGCAGCGGCAAGCCCGCCCTGACGGCGTACCGGCTCGTCGAGCAGAATCCCGCCGCCGCGCTGCTCGAGTGCCGGGCCATCACCGGACGCCTGCACCAGGTCCGGGTGCACCTCGCGTCCATCGGCTGCGCAATATTGGGCGACGACCTTTACGCCAACCCCACGGTCGCCGACGCCGCCAGCCGCATGATGCTGCACGCCCACCGGCTGGCCTTCAAGCACCCGATGACCGGCCAACAAGTCGACGCCCGCGCGCCGCTGCCCCGGGACTTCTTGGCCACGCTCAAGCGCGTGGGTCTCGCCAAGCCCGTTGCGGGCGCATCCGGCTAA
- the hemW gene encoding radical SAM family heme chaperone HemW: MDTTPITIAGQRGGAAHPLESLHPDRSGAAPVQALYIHVPFCFHKCHYCDFYSLVDTRDRQEPFTDRLIAELAHLAPFAGPLTSIFVGGGTPTLLRPNLWRRLLATLHEHYKISDAEFTVECNPETATPELFAVLAAGGVNRISIGAQSFNPKHLKTLERWHDPDNVGRAIELARGAGIARQSVDLIFAVPGQTPAEWQDDLDRAVMFGVEHMSCYSLTYEPNTAMTARMNRGDFEPADEDLEADMLLMILDTLRANGYDRYEVSNYARPGAECRHNLAYWRQDQWLAAGPSASGHMAGWRWKNVPRLDSYLGAPDAIGLPPAIDLEEPDTRRALAERIMTGLRLREGIDAVDLPDRLHDEAHRQRALGHLVIAGDRWRLTDAGMMLADGIAGEFMGLV, from the coding sequence GTGGACACTACCCCCATCACCATCGCTGGGCAACGCGGGGGCGCAGCCCATCCGCTGGAATCATTGCACCCCGATCGCTCGGGTGCCGCACCCGTCCAGGCCCTGTACATCCACGTCCCGTTCTGCTTTCACAAGTGCCACTACTGCGATTTCTATAGCTTGGTGGACACCCGTGACCGGCAAGAGCCCTTCACCGACCGCCTGATCGCCGAACTTGCCCACCTCGCCCCGTTCGCCGGCCCGCTCACAAGCATCTTCGTCGGCGGCGGCACCCCGACGCTGCTACGGCCCAACCTCTGGCGGCGGCTGCTGGCCACACTCCACGAGCACTACAAGATCTCGGATGCCGAATTCACCGTCGAGTGCAATCCTGAGACGGCCACCCCCGAGTTGTTCGCCGTCCTGGCCGCGGGTGGGGTCAACCGGATCAGCATCGGCGCGCAGTCGTTCAACCCCAAGCACCTGAAGACGCTGGAGCGTTGGCACGACCCGGACAACGTTGGCCGCGCGATCGAACTGGCACGCGGCGCCGGCATCGCACGCCAATCGGTGGACCTGATCTTCGCCGTCCCGGGCCAAACCCCCGCCGAGTGGCAGGACGACCTCGATCGGGCGGTGATGTTCGGCGTGGAACACATGAGTTGTTATTCGCTGACCTACGAGCCCAACACCGCCATGACCGCGCGCATGAACCGCGGCGACTTCGAGCCGGCCGATGAGGACCTCGAGGCCGACATGCTGCTCATGATCCTCGATACGCTGCGCGCCAACGGCTACGACCGCTACGAGGTGAGCAACTATGCCAGGCCCGGGGCAGAGTGCCGGCACAACCTGGCCTACTGGCGGCAGGACCAGTGGCTGGCCGCGGGCCCCTCGGCGAGCGGGCACATGGCGGGCTGGCGTTGGAAGAACGTGCCGCGTTTGGACAGCTACCTCGGCGCGCCCGATGCGATCGGCCTGCCTCCGGCGATCGACCTCGAAGAACCCGACACGAGGCGCGCTCTGGCCGAACGGATCATGACCGGGTTGCGATTGCGCGAGGGCATCGACGCTGTTGATCTGCCCGATCGGCTGCATGACGAGGCGCATCGCCAGCGGGCCCTGGGCCACCTCGTGATCGCTGGCGACCGCTGGCGGCTGACCGACGCCGGCATGATGCTGGCCGACGGGATTGCGGGCGAGTTCATGGGGCTCGTTTAG
- a CDS encoding FHA domain-containing protein, which translates to MSIELVLVTSDGEQRAFAVSRARIIGREEDCDLRVPVAEVSREHCRVEPNANGGLSVEDLGSSNGTYINGLLIEEAEMAAGDVMKVGPAFMVLRIDGEPASIDNDAAIEQGTPSELDQPRSQPQTSKQVGQGSLVDDKDPDDSDMFSDFDFDDDDEEAPKL; encoded by the coding sequence GTGTCGATCGAACTCGTTCTTGTGACTTCGGACGGCGAGCAGCGGGCCTTCGCGGTCTCGCGGGCCCGCATCATCGGGCGTGAAGAAGACTGCGACCTGCGCGTCCCGGTCGCGGAAGTGTCCCGCGAGCATTGCCGCGTGGAACCCAACGCGAACGGCGGGCTCTCGGTCGAAGACCTGGGCTCGAGCAACGGCACCTACATCAACGGCCTCTTGATCGAAGAGGCCGAGATGGCCGCCGGCGACGTGATGAAGGTCGGGCCGGCGTTCATGGTCCTCCGCATCGACGGCGAGCCGGCCAGCATCGACAACGATGCGGCCATTGAGCAGGGCACCCCCAGCGAACTCGATCAGCCAAGGAGCCAGCCGCAGACCAGCAAGCAGGTCGGCCAGGGCTCGCTGGTGGACGATAAGGATCCCGATGACAGCGACATGTTCTCGGACTTCGATTTCGATGACGACGATGAGGAAGCGCCCAAGCTCTAA